Proteins from a single region of Candidatus Methylacidiphilales bacterium:
- a CDS encoding DUF1638 domain-containing protein translates to MSATPRIALLACAVFEREIELHAAGASHIAETRFFEVGLHDRPDKLREALQAALDELDARNDIDAVVLAYGLCGCGTAGLQPHRHKFVIPRAHDCITVFMGSKERYAGQQKSCPTCYYYTPGWNRERRVPGPDRLESLRTELSKQFDEDNVDFLLESEREQWALHDTAFYLDLGTDDAETEAEYARRCADSLGWKFERMRGDPALLRDLLWGNWDSERFQIIEPGSRLANSTDANVMRAEPADKKTDAP, encoded by the coding sequence ATGTCAGCAACCCCCAGAATAGCCCTGCTTGCCTGCGCGGTGTTCGAACGCGAAATCGAACTGCATGCCGCAGGCGCATCCCACATCGCCGAGACACGTTTTTTCGAGGTCGGCTTGCACGACCGACCGGACAAACTCCGCGAAGCCTTGCAGGCCGCGCTGGATGAACTTGACGCCCGGAATGACATCGACGCCGTCGTGCTCGCCTACGGTCTTTGCGGCTGCGGCACGGCGGGCTTGCAACCGCACCGTCACAAATTCGTGATTCCGCGCGCCCACGATTGCATCACGGTTTTCATGGGCAGCAAGGAACGCTACGCCGGGCAACAAAAGAGTTGTCCGACTTGTTATTATTACACGCCCGGCTGGAACCGCGAGCGGCGCGTGCCCGGCCCCGACCGGCTCGAATCGCTCCGGACCGAGCTTTCCAAGCAGTTCGACGAGGACAACGTGGATTTCCTGCTCGAGTCCGAGCGCGAGCAATGGGCCCTGCATGACACGGCATTCTATCTCGACCTCGGCACCGATGACGCGGAGACCGAGGCGGAATACGCCCGCCGCTGCGCGGACTCGCTCGGCTGGAAATTTGAGCGCATGCGCGGCGATCCGGCGTTGCTGCGTGATTTGCTCTGGGGCAACTGGGATTCCGAACGGTTTCAAATCATCGAACCGGGCTCGCGGCTTGCGAACTCCACCGACGCGAATGTCATGCGCGCCGAACCTGCTGACAAAAAAACAGACGCTCCATGA
- a CDS encoding ASKHA domain-containing protein encodes MSSGTPVIIESEDGASHEFAVSPQAGGRSLADLLAEHGFPLNTRCGQRGLCRGCEVQLREGKVSIGQDAASAPATIQTCKARITERVVIRIPARSRIEHRPQVIDTFRIDVPCAHQPLFEPVAGKRDTAFAVDVGTTTVAVLLVDLATGEVLSRAGGFNEQIRFGDNVLTRIDAARSRDALTAMQSAVVTGTIVPLLLRACERAGRTPSRLAGGTIAGNTTMLHLLIGEDPSSLGVAPFVPRFIEGKRLTASGIGLAAGKNGDALAPDTPVQLLPGIAAYIGADITAGVYATGMIFDELPSLLVDIGTNGEIVLQSSGRLTACATAAGPAFEGSGLRCGTRAREGAISGIDLALNPFRVDAVTIGNIPLARAAGICGSAYIDFLSVGRRSGLLLESGRFDPEVWQCIPTSHRVEADGERALKIAGANGIGEPVISEVDIAVLLQAKAAIGAGIETLLKTARIEAGDISRVYLAGGFGMHLNVGHAIAAGLLPGFREEQVRVVGNTALAGALLALLDRTTLDEMEALRAQVDVLELNLQEGFEDRFVDHLMLP; translated from the coding sequence ATGAGCAGCGGAACGCCGGTCATTATTGAATCCGAAGACGGAGCATCGCACGAGTTTGCCGTGTCCCCGCAGGCGGGCGGGCGTTCACTCGCGGATCTGCTGGCGGAACACGGCTTTCCATTGAACACCCGCTGCGGCCAGCGCGGGTTGTGCCGCGGCTGCGAAGTGCAGTTGCGCGAGGGAAAAGTGTCCATCGGCCAGGACGCGGCTTCCGCTCCCGCAACCATTCAAACATGCAAGGCGCGGATCACAGAGCGCGTCGTGATCCGGATACCGGCGCGTTCGAGGATCGAACACCGGCCGCAGGTGATCGACACTTTCCGCATTGATGTCCCCTGCGCGCACCAGCCCTTGTTTGAGCCTGTCGCAGGCAAACGGGACACGGCCTTCGCCGTCGATGTTGGAACGACAACCGTCGCCGTGCTGCTTGTGGATCTTGCAACGGGCGAGGTGCTCTCGCGGGCCGGCGGATTCAACGAGCAAATCCGCTTCGGCGACAATGTCCTGACACGGATCGATGCCGCGCGTTCCCGGGACGCACTAACAGCCATGCAATCCGCCGTCGTCACCGGTACAATAGTTCCGCTCTTATTGCGGGCGTGCGAACGCGCCGGGCGCACACCCTCGCGGCTGGCTGGCGGGACCATCGCGGGCAATACGACCATGCTGCATCTTCTTATTGGCGAAGATCCCTCATCGCTTGGAGTTGCGCCCTTCGTGCCTCGCTTTATCGAAGGCAAACGCCTGACAGCTTCCGGCATCGGCCTGGCCGCGGGCAAAAACGGGGACGCGCTTGCACCGGACACACCGGTGCAGCTTTTGCCCGGAATCGCCGCCTACATTGGCGCGGACATCACCGCGGGCGTGTATGCAACCGGAATGATTTTTGACGAATTGCCGAGCCTGCTGGTCGATATCGGCACCAACGGCGAAATTGTGCTTCAAAGCAGCGGACGCCTAACGGCCTGCGCTACGGCCGCGGGACCCGCTTTTGAAGGCTCCGGGCTCCGCTGCGGGACCCGGGCGCGCGAGGGCGCCATCAGCGGAATCGACCTTGCTCTGAACCCATTCCGTGTCGATGCGGTAACGATTGGAAATATTCCGCTTGCGCGCGCAGCCGGCATCTGCGGGTCGGCGTATATTGATTTTCTCTCTGTTGGGCGGCGCAGCGGACTGCTTCTTGAATCGGGGCGCTTCGATCCGGAAGTCTGGCAATGCATTCCCACCAGCCACCGGGTTGAGGCGGACGGCGAGCGCGCATTAAAAATCGCAGGGGCGAATGGCATAGGCGAACCGGTCATAAGCGAGGTGGACATCGCCGTGCTGTTGCAGGCGAAGGCTGCAATCGGAGCGGGCATCGAGACCCTGCTCAAGACGGCGCGAATCGAAGCCGGTGATATTTCACGGGTCTATCTGGCCGGGGGGTTTGGGATGCATTTGAACGTTGGCCACGCCATCGCGGCGGGACTGCTGCCCGGTTTCCGGGAAGAACAGGTACGCGTCGTGGGAAACACAGCGCTGGCCGGCGCATTGCTTGCGTTGCTGGACCGCACGACGCTCGACGAGATGGAAGCGTTGCGCGCGCAGGTGGATGTGTTGGAATTAAACCTTCAGGAAGGTTTCGAAGACCGCTTCGTCGATCACCTGATGCTTCCATGA
- a CDS encoding AraC family transcriptional regulator yields MNDFPAVPLLEHRPYDRIREFYLYQEPALLAAIQRGDRGEAIRIINHILVHIYSAGQERNDLLKGLLLELVVMMSRAAVEAGATQADVLGMNYHCITELAGIDDDEQLAKWLRATLERLFAAMERQEDFTPPLLITKALNYIRENLHRDVTRDETARFAGISPSHFSRLLRERSGRSFTDLLRQCRVDLASELLQTSDQSLAEIAGACGFCDQSYFTHVFQQAKKMTPKQFRAANQAGGNKTAD; encoded by the coding sequence ATGAACGATTTTCCCGCAGTTCCGTTGCTCGAACACCGGCCTTATGACCGGATTCGGGAATTTTACCTGTATCAGGAACCTGCACTGCTGGCGGCGATTCAGCGCGGCGACCGCGGGGAAGCCATACGCATCATCAACCATATCCTGGTCCACATCTACAGTGCGGGCCAGGAACGAAACGACCTTCTCAAAGGATTGCTGCTGGAACTTGTCGTAATGATGTCGCGAGCGGCTGTCGAGGCTGGCGCGACCCAGGCCGACGTTCTCGGAATGAATTATCATTGCATCACCGAGCTTGCGGGGATTGACGACGACGAACAGCTTGCAAAATGGCTGCGGGCAACACTTGAGCGGCTGTTCGCCGCCATGGAGCGGCAGGAAGACTTCACGCCGCCGCTGCTGATCACAAAAGCCCTCAATTACATCCGCGAGAACCTGCACCGCGATGTCACCCGCGATGAAACCGCGCGGTTCGCCGGGATTTCGCCCAGTCATTTCTCGCGCCTGCTGCGCGAGCGCTCAGGCCGTTCTTTCACCGATCTGCTGCGGCAATGCCGCGTCGATCTGGCGTCCGAACTTCTCCAGACGAGCGACCAATCACTCGCCGAGATTGCCGGCGCCTGCGGCTTTTGCGATCAAAGCTATTTCACGCATGTTTTCCAGCAGGCAAAGAAGATGACGCCCAAACAATTTCGCGCCGCGAATCAGGCGGGCGGGAACAAGACGGCGGATTAA
- a CDS encoding uroporphyrinogen decarboxylase family protein gives MSATQLAPDTTPDRLAGFDFKRHNEEVRKIWAALDSRRPPHRIPIILGTNTRYCMFTQAANPSRLDFQQYSEDPDTMFDAQLRFQRWIRFNLLQDFELGLPEKWTLGPDFQNYYESGWLGCKVHYFPDQVPDTLPDFVDAPERIMEKGIPDPFGGLMARGLEYWEHFKARAKKETFLDRPIEIGVPFLGTDGPMTGACNLFGAGFVCETMADDPDRLCKLLDFITEAIIRRITAWRKLGGLPIPYDNCGLNDDSIALISTPMYREHILPHHRRYFDALATAKPRGMHLCGDATRHFRTLRDELNVQGFDTGFPVDFGTLRRELGPNVRIQGGPHVEFLMRAKPPEVREEVRRILQSGILEGGQFVLREGNNLPPGTPLENTEAMYHAGREFGVLAG, from the coding sequence ATGAGCGCCACCCAACTCGCGCCTGATACAACACCCGACCGCCTTGCCGGTTTTGATTTCAAACGGCACAATGAGGAAGTCCGGAAAATCTGGGCCGCGCTCGATTCCCGGCGCCCGCCGCATCGCATCCCGATTATTCTCGGCACGAACACGCGCTATTGCATGTTTACCCAGGCCGCCAATCCCAGCCGCTTGGATTTCCAGCAGTATTCGGAAGATCCGGACACAATGTTCGACGCGCAGCTCCGATTCCAGCGCTGGATACGCTTCAACCTGCTTCAGGATTTCGAACTGGGGCTGCCTGAAAAATGGACCCTTGGCCCCGATTTTCAGAACTACTACGAGTCAGGTTGGCTTGGATGCAAAGTTCATTACTTTCCAGACCAGGTCCCGGACACCCTGCCGGATTTTGTCGACGCACCGGAGCGGATCATGGAAAAAGGAATCCCGGACCCATTTGGCGGATTGATGGCGCGCGGGCTGGAATATTGGGAGCATTTCAAGGCGCGGGCAAAAAAGGAAACATTTCTCGACCGGCCGATTGAGATAGGAGTTCCATTTCTCGGCACGGACGGGCCAATGACGGGCGCCTGCAACTTGTTCGGAGCCGGCTTTGTTTGTGAAACCATGGCGGATGATCCGGACCGATTGTGCAAGCTTCTGGACTTTATCACCGAGGCGATCATCCGGCGCATCACGGCCTGGCGCAAGCTCGGAGGCCTGCCGATTCCCTATGACAATTGCGGCCTTAACGACGATAGCATTGCGTTGATCTCAACCCCGATGTATCGCGAACATATTCTGCCCCATCATCGGAGGTATTTCGATGCGCTTGCGACAGCCAAGCCTCGCGGCATGCATCTCTGCGGAGATGCAACCCGCCATTTTCGCACGCTGCGGGATGAACTGAATGTCCAGGGTTTTGACACCGGGTTCCCGGTTGATTTCGGAACGCTTCGCCGCGAGTTGGGGCCGAATGTCCGCATCCAGGGCGGGCCGCATGTGGAATTCCTGATGCGGGCCAAGCCCCCTGAAGTCCGTGAGGAAGTCCGTCGCATTCTGCAATCCGGCATACTCGAGGGAGGGCAATTCGTGCTGCGGGAAGGCAACAATCTTCCGCCCGGCACTCCGCTGGAAAACACCGAGGCGATGTATCACGCGGGCCGTGAGTTTGGAGTGTTGGCCGGTTGA
- a CDS encoding fatty acid desaturase yields the protein MSYAITMSKKEAPCVVAWYRSPVDPKFLKGLHERSDFLGLLQTLSYLGTIALTGTAAFYSSFHWPLPATVLLMFLHGMGCAFLINGVHELGHGTVFKTKWLNGFFVHILAFPGWINFEMFQVSHARHHRYTLHPPDDLEVVLPMRALVKNFLKEGFVNPMAAWNNLKGSFRIARGQFQGEWELALFPESNLDRRRPICWARTLLVGHGLILGISIYFKLWLLPVLVTLAPCYGGWLFWLCNNTQHIGLQDNVPDFRLCCRTFTLNPVVQFLYWHMNYHTEHHMYAAVPCYRLGKLHELIKHDLPPCPHGLIATWKEIIEIQKRQDEDPAYQYAAPLPNS from the coding sequence ATGAGCTACGCAATAACAATGTCGAAAAAGGAAGCACCGTGCGTCGTCGCCTGGTACAGAAGCCCTGTCGATCCGAAGTTTCTCAAGGGCCTTCATGAACGGAGCGACTTCCTGGGACTGCTCCAGACGCTGTCGTACCTCGGCACCATCGCACTGACTGGAACCGCGGCCTTTTATTCCTCGTTCCACTGGCCTTTGCCAGCAACGGTGCTGCTGATGTTTCTGCATGGTATGGGTTGCGCTTTTCTGATCAATGGCGTTCATGAACTGGGCCACGGCACGGTTTTCAAAACCAAATGGCTGAACGGGTTCTTCGTCCACATTCTGGCGTTCCCGGGCTGGATCAATTTTGAAATGTTCCAGGTTAGCCATGCGCGCCATCATCGTTACACGCTGCATCCCCCCGATGATCTTGAAGTTGTTCTGCCCATGCGGGCCCTGGTCAAAAATTTTCTGAAAGAAGGATTTGTGAATCCGATGGCAGCCTGGAACAACTTGAAGGGATCCTTCCGCATTGCGCGCGGACAGTTCCAGGGCGAATGGGAACTGGCGCTGTTCCCGGAATCAAACCTCGATAGGCGCCGTCCGATCTGTTGGGCGCGCACGCTGCTCGTGGGGCACGGGCTGATTCTTGGCATCTCGATCTACTTCAAACTCTGGTTATTGCCCGTGCTGGTGACACTTGCGCCATGTTATGGTGGTTGGCTGTTTTGGCTCTGCAACAACACCCAGCACATCGGGCTCCAGGACAACGTGCCGGACTTCCGGCTTTGCTGTCGAACATTTACCCTGAATCCGGTTGTGCAGTTTCTCTACTGGCACATGAACTATCATACCGAGCATCACATGTATGCCGCTGTGCCCTGTTACAGGCTTGGAAAACTGCATGAGCTGATCAAGCACGACCTCCCGCCCTGTCCCCATGGCTTGATCGCCACATGGAAGGAAATCATTGAAATCCAAAAACGGCAGGATGAAGATCCTGCCTATCAATATGCGGCGCCCCTGCCGAATTCTTGA
- a CDS encoding AraC family transcriptional regulator, translating into MNIRNAILQQTSERVMLDLRHLGIPEVPMIGRYRYSRAHTGLEQHAHTGAVEICYLAKGTQLYRVGRRDYVLRGGDVFVTFPDEQHSTGEAPEEKGSLYWLHLILPRRPSRFLNCAPADARVLVGQLLAIRHRHFKGAPILQTLLDEIILVGSAKRNPLGRIAISTKLAAYLLKVIECSRRHPKPALSPATHQLLRMIETQIEGPLAIRDLAARMGLSVSRFKTRFKQEIGIPPAEYVQRCKIVAAKILLSNRKLTITDIAFRLNFSSSQYFATVFKRYTGQSPRTCRRQVVPSGNTHTTFRETQRTFSA; encoded by the coding sequence TTGAACATTCGAAACGCCATTCTGCAGCAAACATCCGAGCGGGTGATGCTTGACCTGCGCCATCTCGGCATCCCAGAGGTGCCGATGATTGGCCGCTACCGGTATTCCCGCGCTCACACAGGATTGGAGCAGCATGCGCACACCGGGGCGGTGGAAATCTGTTATCTCGCCAAGGGGACGCAACTCTACCGCGTGGGTCGGCGCGACTACGTGCTTCGGGGCGGCGATGTCTTTGTAACCTTTCCGGATGAACAGCACAGTACCGGTGAAGCGCCCGAGGAAAAGGGGTCGTTGTACTGGCTGCATCTTATTCTGCCGAGGCGCCCGTCACGCTTTCTGAATTGCGCTCCGGCTGATGCGCGGGTATTGGTTGGGCAGCTACTGGCGATCCGGCACCGCCATTTCAAAGGCGCTCCCATTCTCCAAACGCTGCTGGATGAAATCATTCTCGTCGGCTCTGCCAAACGCAATCCGCTCGGCAGAATAGCCATTTCAACCAAACTGGCCGCGTACCTTTTGAAAGTCATTGAATGTTCCCGGCGCCATCCCAAGCCTGCGCTTTCTCCGGCGACCCATCAGTTGCTCCGCATGATTGAGACGCAGATTGAAGGGCCGCTGGCCATCCGGGATCTGGCCGCGCGCATGGGGTTGTCGGTTTCGCGTTTCAAAACGCGTTTCAAACAGGAGATCGGAATTCCGCCCGCCGAGTACGTCCAGCGCTGCAAGATCGTCGCCGCAAAAATATTGCTGTCCAACCGAAAACTTACGATCACGGACATCGCCTTTCGCCTGAATTTTTCCTCATCCCAATATTTCGCAACCGTTTTCAAGCGATACACCGGCCAATCGCCGCGTACGTGCAGGCGGCAGGTTGTACCCTCTGGCAACACTCATACCACCTTCCGCGAAACACAGAGGACCTTCAGCGCATAG
- a CDS encoding uroporphyrinogen decarboxylase family protein, whose protein sequence is MMTPFERYTGMIENHDVDIVPRLPILMAFAADYIGSNYAAFASDYRVLVEANIRCAEAFGIDQMNTMSDPYRETQGFGAEIIYEKNGVPHCVRPPFDEALDPASIKKPDPLTASRMRDRIDAVREYKRRVGGQYSIMGWVEGPAAEAGDLRGMENFLCDLIEEPELSGELMDLCVEVAIDFARIQIESGADTIGIGDAICSQMSVDLYHELVWPREQRLVSAIRAMGACVRLHICGNITHLLPFIKQLEVNIVDIDWMVDMRHAREALGPGKVLAGNLDPVNAVLRGTPEDIRRKSLEIYAQVGNPCMVNAGCEIPPGTPEENLRALCEPIPFLAR, encoded by the coding sequence ATGATGACTCCTTTTGAGCGTTACACAGGCATGATCGAAAACCACGACGTGGATATTGTCCCGCGATTGCCAATCTTGATGGCCTTTGCAGCGGACTATATCGGCTCGAATTACGCGGCGTTCGCGTCGGATTACCGCGTACTCGTGGAAGCAAACATTCGTTGCGCGGAGGCGTTCGGCATCGACCAGATGAACACCATGTCCGATCCGTATCGCGAGACGCAGGGCTTCGGTGCGGAAATCATCTATGAAAAAAACGGTGTGCCACATTGCGTACGACCGCCGTTTGATGAAGCGCTCGACCCGGCTTCCATCAAGAAACCGGATCCGCTCACCGCGTCCCGCATGCGCGACCGGATCGACGCGGTACGTGAATACAAACGGCGCGTCGGCGGTCAATATTCCATCATGGGCTGGGTCGAAGGTCCGGCCGCCGAGGCCGGTGATCTGCGCGGAATGGAAAATTTTCTATGCGACCTGATCGAAGAACCGGAGTTGAGCGGCGAGTTGATGGACCTCTGCGTGGAGGTGGCAATTGATTTTGCCCGCATCCAGATTGAGAGCGGCGCCGACACCATCGGGATCGGTGATGCCATTTGCAGCCAGATGTCGGTGGATTTATACCACGAACTGGTCTGGCCCCGCGAGCAGCGGCTTGTGAGCGCGATTCGCGCGATGGGCGCCTGCGTGCGGCTGCACATTTGCGGCAACATCACGCATCTGCTGCCGTTCATCAAACAGCTCGAAGTGAACATTGTGGATATTGACTGGATGGTCGATATGCGCCACGCGCGCGAAGCGCTCGGACCGGGCAAGGTCCTCGCCGGCAACCTCGATCCGGTCAATGCCGTTCTGCGCGGGACGCCTGAAGACATTCGCCGAAAGTCCCTGGAAATTTACGCGCAGGTCGGCAATCCCTGCATGGTCAACGCCGGCTGCGAAATCCCACCGGGCACACCGGAGGAAAATCTGCGCGCGCTTTGCGAGCCGATTCCGTTTCTGGCGCGCTAG
- a CDS encoding homocysteine S-methyltransferase family protein, whose product MGTQLLARGLTSGECGMLWNVDRSDDIQAVHDAYRHAGCDLITTNSFGGSAFALERHGLAGRVAELNRAAAQVARAAAGESGWVLGDVGPFGDFLEPAGDTTADELRDIFHAQIEALLAGGADAVLVETMSDPAEAVVGVEAAKSCNPDVPVVVTYAFQKTAPCEFRTMMGTSVGDAIRLATGAGAQIVGANCGTSLGLDDYVELAKQIVSAAGGAHVIIQPNAGSPRTEDGRTVYDATPDQMARTALQLLGAGVRIVGGCCGTTPEHLAAISAAIKTRI is encoded by the coding sequence ATGGGAACCCAACTCCTCGCCCGCGGGCTAACAAGCGGCGAATGCGGCATGTTGTGGAATGTGGATCGCTCGGACGATATCCAGGCGGTCCATGACGCCTATCGGCACGCCGGGTGCGACTTGATTACAACGAATTCCTTCGGTGGCTCGGCGTTTGCACTGGAACGGCACGGCCTGGCCGGCCGCGTGGCGGAACTCAACCGCGCCGCCGCACAGGTTGCCCGAGCGGCAGCCGGCGAAAGCGGCTGGGTCCTTGGCGACGTCGGACCCTTTGGCGATTTTCTCGAACCGGCGGGGGATACGACAGCGGATGAACTCCGGGACATTTTCCACGCGCAAATTGAAGCGCTGCTCGCGGGTGGCGCGGATGCGGTCCTCGTCGAAACCATGAGCGATCCCGCAGAGGCGGTCGTTGGCGTTGAAGCCGCAAAATCCTGCAACCCGGATGTTCCGGTGGTTGTGACCTATGCTTTTCAAAAAACCGCGCCCTGCGAATTTCGTACGATGATGGGGACCAGTGTTGGGGATGCCATCCGCCTCGCGACCGGGGCTGGAGCGCAGATTGTCGGCGCAAACTGCGGAACATCGCTGGGACTTGACGACTACGTCGAGCTCGCAAAACAAATCGTTAGCGCTGCGGGTGGCGCGCATGTGATCATCCAGCCGAATGCAGGTTCCCCTCGCACGGAAGACGGGCGCACCGTCTATGACGCCACGCCGGATCAAATGGCCAGAACCGCATTGCAACTGCTCGGCGCCGGTGTCCGGATAGTCGGCGGCTGTTGCGGTACCACGCCCGAACATCTTGCAGCCATCAGCGCTGCAATCAAAACAAGAATCTGA
- a CDS encoding glycoside hydrolase family 5 protein, translating into MTLICPAFASAADQGYHRGLQIEGLEYPLGHPDKLNFTYTHNNEDIFRYFERKGFDLVRLPMLWERLQPTLGGPLAPEYLRQLKENITWAGKYGLKVVLDLHNYGRYGGNTHIIDSPDANGKVWVTTSNFADVWVKLSNEFNNNPAIYAYDLMNEPHSMGGVDFNIVQQQVVDAIRGNGDNTLIVIEGGRGSNYSSALYWEADQAKTPWIKDPADKILYSAHQYFDSGNSGTYPLTYAEELAKNPDMADIGRRRLKPFVDWCRRNGVRGYLGEFSVPGNKQCRKPDLDPRWQTLLDSVYQELDAAGMDATYFAAGIWMNDPKSVFPYDNYTQDAQQMNVILKHPPKKTLNNIR; encoded by the coding sequence TTGACACTGATCTGCCCGGCTTTTGCCAGTGCGGCTGACCAAGGCTATCATCGAGGGCTCCAAATCGAGGGCTTGGAGTATCCGCTCGGACACCCGGACAAGTTGAATTTTACCTATACCCATAATAACGAGGACATTTTTCGCTATTTCGAGCGGAAGGGTTTCGATCTGGTCCGGCTGCCGATGCTTTGGGAGCGCCTGCAGCCCACACTTGGCGGTCCTCTGGCGCCAGAATACCTGAGGCAACTCAAAGAGAACATCACATGGGCCGGAAAGTACGGGCTAAAAGTGGTTCTCGATCTCCACAACTACGGCCGCTACGGAGGGAATACCCACATCATTGATTCGCCGGATGCGAATGGAAAAGTCTGGGTGACAACGTCCAACTTTGCTGACGTATGGGTGAAGCTGTCAAACGAGTTCAATAACAACCCAGCCATCTATGCCTATGACCTGATGAACGAGCCGCACAGCATGGGCGGGGTTGATTTCAATATCGTTCAACAACAGGTCGTCGATGCAATCCGCGGCAATGGCGACAATACCCTGATCGTCATCGAGGGTGGACGCGGCTCGAATTACTCCAGTGCCCTCTATTGGGAAGCTGACCAGGCGAAAACCCCCTGGATCAAGGACCCGGCGGATAAAATCCTGTACTCGGCCCACCAATACTTCGACAGCGGCAACAGCGGGACTTATCCACTGACTTATGCAGAAGAACTGGCCAAAAACCCTGATATGGCCGATATCGGCCGTCGGCGCTTGAAGCCGTTTGTGGACTGGTGCAGGCGCAACGGGGTGCGGGGTTACCTCGGCGAATTCTCGGTGCCCGGCAACAAGCAGTGCAGGAAGCCGGATCTTGATCCCAGGTGGCAGACGTTGCTTGACAGTGTTTATCAGGAACTGGATGCGGCCGGCATGGACGCCACCTATTTCGCCGCAGGCATCTGGATGAACGATCCGAAAAGCGTATTCCCTTATGACAACTATACCCAGGATGCACAGCAGATGAACGTGATATTAAAACATCCGCCCAAGAAAACATTGAATAATATCAGATGA
- a CDS encoding corrinoid protein — MNEPHPLTQAVINGRRKEIPELVKQCLDAGENAKSIVENRLVPGMAIVGERFKKNEIFVPEMLVAARAMKEALKILEPQLVAAGVKPEYTAIIGTVEGDLHDIGKNLVAMMWKGANMEVVDLGVNVTAAKFVEAVAQHKPNLIGLSALLTTTMPAMRSTVKAIRDAGSQVKIVIGGAPITEEFAKEIGADGYSRDAGSAVDAAMALLHGKA; from the coding sequence ATGAACGAGCCACATCCTCTCACGCAAGCGGTGATCAATGGACGCCGCAAGGAAATCCCCGAACTGGTCAAACAGTGCCTGGACGCCGGCGAAAACGCCAAGTCCATCGTCGAGAACCGCCTGGTACCCGGCATGGCGATCGTTGGCGAACGATTCAAGAAAAACGAAATTTTTGTGCCTGAGATGCTCGTCGCCGCCCGCGCAATGAAGGAAGCCTTGAAAATTCTCGAGCCACAACTGGTGGCCGCAGGCGTGAAACCGGAATACACCGCCATCATCGGGACCGTCGAGGGCGACCTTCACGACATCGGCAAGAACCTCGTCGCCATGATGTGGAAAGGCGCCAACATGGAAGTGGTGGATCTTGGCGTGAACGTAACCGCTGCGAAATTCGTCGAGGCTGTCGCGCAACACAAGCCGAATCTGATCGGGCTATCCGCGCTGCTGACGACAACCATGCCGGCGATGCGCAGCACGGTGAAGGCAATCCGCGACGCAGGCTCCCAGGTAAAGATCGTCATCGGTGGCGCCCCTATCACGGAGGAATTCGCCAAGGAGATCGGCGCCGACGGATATTCCCGGGACGCCGGTTCGGCGGTGGACGCGGCCATGGCGCTGTTGCACGGGAAGGCCTGA